In the genome of Diaphorobacter sp. HDW4A, the window GTCGGACTTGCGTTCGCGCAGATTGCGCGCCAACTGCAGCGCGAGGTCGTGCACTGCTCCCTGCTTGTCAGCAGGCACGCGCGCCATGGTGAGCAGCGGGGCGATGGCCTCGGGCTCGTCGATGCGGCAGGCGGCGGTGATGGCCTGACGCAGGGCGTCATCGTGCTGGACGCGGGGGGCGAAGGCCGGGTGAGCAGAGGCTGGGGCAGTGTTCATGGTGTGCGGTGAGTGGCTGAATTTCAGTATGTGGCGATCATCTCGGTTTTGCGACAGAATTAATGTTCAAAATATGAGGGTTGATAGCGAATGATTCAATTCGAAAAAGGATTTTTGTAGTGGAAATAGACAGGATTGACAGAAAGATATTGAATATCCTCCAGCGGGATGGCCGAATCGCCAACCTCAAGCTCGCCGAGGAGGTGACGCTGTCGCCCACCGCCGTGCTGGCGCGGGTGCAGCGGCTCACGCGCGACGGCTACATCCTCGGCTACGAGGCGCGGCTCAATCCGTTGCTGCTGGGTGCGGGCATGCTGGTGTTCGTCGAGGTGCTGCTCGACCGGACCACGCCCCATGTGTTCGAGCAGTTCAACGCAGCGGTGCAGACGCGCTTGGAAATCATGGAGTGCCACATGGTCGCGGGCGGTTTTGATTACCTGCTCAAGACCCGGCAGGCCGACATGGAGGCCTATCGCCGCTTCGCGGGCGAGGTGCTCTGGCAGCTCCCTGGCGTGCGCGAGACGCGGACCTACGCGGTCATGGAGGAGGTGAAGAACTCCACTCATCTGCATGTTGGTACGTGACGATGCAGAACTAGTTGAAAACCGCTATGGCTTTTGCGAGCCAAGTAGCAATAATGGAATGCATGACGGCACACCGATGCCGAATAGTTCGAAGGGAGAGCGATATGACCAAGTCTTCAATTTCGCGCGCTGGCGGCCTGTTCGCGGCGGCATTGCTTTGCGTTCTGTCGACATCTCAGGCGCAAGCGGCTTGCTATGAACTTTACAGTGCTAAAAGCGAGCTGCTCTATCGCTCCACACAATCTCCGGTGGACCTTTCACGACCGCTGCACCAGACGGTTCCCGCGGTCGCACCGGGCGCCAAGCTGGTCTTCACGCCCAACAGTCAGGGCTGCGAGATCGACTTCAACAAGCTGCAACCGCAGGCCATCGTCGAGATTGAGGGGGATGGCTTTCGCACCATGAGCCCGCGAAACCCGCGTCGCGCCGGCCGCAGTTGAATGACTTAGTCGTCGTGTTTTGTAACTTCTGAACGACACGGCAGATGTGTTTCTCGAGCTATTGCAAACGGATACATCCTGTCTATCTCGCGCTCTGCAACTTTCAGACACAACAATTGTCAAAGATCATGACATCCTGAACGGCATGTCGCGCGTTATGGAGTGAGAACCCCAACGCCGAAGTCGGTGAGCGCCAGTGAAATCCTTCCGCTCTCACCATTGTTTCAAGGAGAATTTCATGATCCAAAGTCGCTCTCTGTACGCTCTGGCTGCCAGTGCGAGCTTGGCTCTGGCAATGTTGACAGCTGCTGGTACTGCGCAGGCGCACGGTGGTGTGTCTTGGTCTGTCGGCATTGGCGTCCCCGGCGTGGCCGTGGGCGTCGCAGCACCACAGCCTTATTACTACGCACCGCCTCCGGCGTACTACGCGCCCCAACCTGTCTATGTTCCGCAGCCACCTCCGGTGTATTACCGTCCTGCGCGACCGGTTTATTACGCCCCGCCGGTCGTGGTGGCACCTCCTGCCGTCTACTACGGTGGTGGGTATCGTGGTGGTCATCGTCATCACCACCATCGCGACCGCAATTGGCGCTGAGATACTGCGCTGATATCTGCGTTTTGCGTGCGAACGGCCCGTTGGGGCCGTTTTTCGTTTTGGGAGAACGATAATCACCATTGACAGCCCGCGTCTGGCAAGTACTTCCTGAAGGTGCGGGTGCGGCGATTTCTCCTCAGCATCAGAAGAACACCATGACCCCAAGCGTTTTTGTCCTCAACGGCCCCAACCTCAACCTGCTCGGCACGCGTGAACCGGCGGTCTATGGATCGCAGACGCTGGCGGATGTCGAAAAGATCTGCGCGACTGCCTGTCAGCGCCACGGCTTCGATCTGGTGTTTCGCCAGAGCAATCACGAGGGCGACCTCGTCGACTGGATCCACGAGGCAGGCCGCCTGCATGCCGAGGGCAAGCTGCGCGGCCTGGTGTTCAATGCTGCGGCCTACACGCACACGAGCGTGGCGCTGCTCGATGCGGTGAAGGGCACGGGCGTGCCGATGATCGAGCTGCACATCAGCAATGTGCACGCGCGTGAGGCCTTCCGCCACCACTCCTATCTTTCTGCCGCCGCCAAGGCGGTGATGTGCGGCTTTGGCGTGGCGGGCTACGGTCTGGCAATCGACGCGATGGCCGGATGGAAGGCGTGAGCGCCATGTCAGAGGAAGTTCTCGCACAGTTGCCGCCGCCCGCATCGGCAGCTCCGCTGGAAGCGTCGGCCACGGTGTACCGCACAGCAAGTACCAATGGCGATATCGTCTGGCATGTATGGGGCGAGCTGGCCGAGGGTGATCTGCCGCTGGTGCTGTTCCATGGCGGCAGCGGCAGCTGGATGCACTGGATCCGCAACATCGCCGATCTGGTCGCCGCAGGCCGGCAGGTCTGGGCGGTCGATCTACCGGGCTTTGGCGACTCGGCCGCGCCGGAAGTCGGCAGCGACGCGGACGCCATCATCGAGCCGCTGTGCGAGAGCATGCGCGAGCTGTTTGGTCTGCAGCAGTGCGATCTGGTCGGTTTCTCGTTCGGCGGGATGACGGCGGGCATGCTACTCGCTGCGCATCCCGAACTGGCGCGTCAACTCGTGCTGGTAGGCGCGCCCGCAATGGGTGTGGTGCCCAAGCGGCAGTTCGAGCTTAAAGCCTGGCGTCACCTGTCGCCCGAAAAGCAGCTCGACGTGCACCGCTTCAACCTCGGCGCGTTGATGCTGTTGGACCATGCGCTGATCGAGGGCGAGGCCCTGCAGGTGCATGTCGCCAACGTAGTGCGCGACCGCATGCAGCGGCGTCGCTTGGCGCACACCGACATCCTCGCTCGCTCGCTGCCGCAGGTGAGCTGTCCGGTGCATGCCATCTACGGCGCGCAGGACGCGCTCTACAAGGCATGGATCGCTGCGTTGGAGCAGGCTTACGCCACAGCGGCACCGGATTTTCGCGGCTTTGCGCTGGTTCCCGATTGCGGACATTGGGTGCAGTTTGAGCGCCCCAAGGCGTTTCTCGACGCCTTGCTAGCGGCCTTGAAAGACGGCGAGGGCGCGTGATGAGCGCGATGGGCATGACACCGCAGGTCGACGAACGCGAGGTGGAGTTCCGTTTTATCCGTGCGCAGGGTGCGGGCGGGCAGAACGTCAACAAGGTCTCGAGCGCTGTGCATCTGCGCTTCGACGTGTCCGCATCGTCGCTGCCCGATGAGATCAAGGAGCGACTGCTCGCACTCAGCGATCAGCGGCTCACGCAGGACGGCGTCATCGTCATCAAGGCCCAGCAGCACCGCACGCAAGAAGCCAACCGCATCGACGGCCTGCAGCGCCTGCAGGAGATCGTCGACAGCGTGGCCGTTGTGCGCCGTGCCCGTCGTGCGACCAAGCCGACTTGGGGCTCGCAGCAGCGCAGGCTGCAGAGCAAGACGCAGCGCTCAAGTGTCAAGGCACAGCGCGGACGCGTCAGGGGCTCGGACTGATCACGAGCCTGCCCTGATGTTGGCGTCGCGAATCACCTGCGCATAGCGATCCACCTCCAACTTGAGCAGCTTCTGGAACTGATCTGGCGTGCCGCCAAATCCATCGACGCCGAGATGAGCAGTTTTCTTCTTGAGCGCCTGGTCGTGGACGATCTCGTTCATGTGCCGGTTCAGCAGCGCCACGATGTGCGGGGGAATTCCCTTGGGCGCAATCATCCCGTGCCATGCGACCACGTCGTAGCCCGGCACGCCGGCCTCGGCAACGGTGGGGACGTCGGGAAAAGCACTGAGCCGATGCGGCGTGCCCACTGCCAGCGCGCGCAGCTTGCCAGCCGCCACATGCTGCATGATGGCCTCGGTTCCGCCGAACATCATGTCTACGGTGCCCGCGAGCAGGTCGGCCAGTCCGGGTCCGGTGCCGCGATAGGGGATGTGCTTGGCCTTCACCTTGGCAAGGCCGAGCATGTATTCGGTGACGACCTGCAGATGCCCGCCCTGGCCGCTGGATGCATACGAGATTTCGCCGGGCCGGGCGCGCATCATCTCGATCAGCTCCGCGAGATTCTTCGCTGGAAACTTGGCGTTGACCGCGAGCACATAGCCGCTTTCGGTGAGCTGGATGATCGGCGTGATGTCCTGAACCGGGTCGAAGTCGAGCTTGTACAGGCTGGGGTTGACCACGTAACTGCCCGAAATCACCAGCAGCGTGTATCCGTCAGGGGCTGATTTGAGCGCCAGGTTGGTGCCGATGGTGGAGGCCGCTCCCGGCTTGTTTTCCACGATGACGGGTTGCCCGATGCGTTCTGCGAGGGCCGTGCTGTAGATGCGCGCAGAAAAATCCGTGCCGCCACCGGGTGCGAACGGGACGATGATCTTGATGGGCCGGTCGGGATAGGCCTTGGGCTGGGCCATCGGGTTCGAAGAAAAGAGTCCACCAGCGGCGGCCGCCGTCGCCCCGATGAATTCACGCCTGTTGATCGCCATGGATTTGCTCCTTGCATGCCTTGTCGTTGTCATTCGCAAAGCACTTGTCTTGAAACAAGAATTTGCTCGAAATCAAATTCTGGCGAGACAGGAGATCGCCCACAAATTGCCGGTGTCAATTCATTTATTCATGTGCGCAATGACTGGTCGAGGTGTCTGCGCGCGGCGGCAATGAAGCGCAGATGGAGCGGAAATGGCCAAGCCCGCGACCGATGGATCGCGGGCCCGAGTTGTGAAGGCCGTCGAGCGATGGCGCGAGGTTTGAGCCTATGCGCGGCCGTCCACCAGTTTGATCATCACTGGGTGGTAGTTCTGCGAGAAACCCGCCTCCTGTGTCCTTTTGAGCAGGTCACAGGTGTATTGCGCAATGTGCGGTTTGAAGCCCGCTTCTTCGGCCAAGGCCAGAGCGAGCGACGCGTCTTTGAGCGCGTAGTCGACCGGGAACACTTTCTCTGGAAAGTTGTCGGGCACCATGTATTTCATGCCGTGGTTGCGCAGCACGAAGCTGTCGGCGGAACCTTTGGACAGGGCCTCGAACAGTTCCTTGCTGTCCATACCCGCCTTGCGCCCGATGGTCAGCACCTCCGCGAGGGCGTTCACGCTCATCAGCACCGTGATGTTGTTGAGGATCTTGACGATCTGCCCACAGCCCGTGCCGCCGCAATGCAGCACATCGCTACCCAAGTGCGAGAGCAGGGGCTGAAGCTGCTGGAACTGTTCTGGGGTGGCCCCCACCGTAATGAACAGCGTGCCGTTGACCGCCGCTTCCTTGGTGCGGGCAACCGGCGCGTCGACATATTCGATCCCTGCTGCCTTCACTTTTTCCGCGAGGGCGCGCGTTTTCGCCACGTCGCTCGTGCTCATGTCCACGATCATGCGCGGCTTCACGGCTGCGTTCAGCAGTGCTGTCGCAACCACTTCCACCTGCTTGATCGAGGGCAGCGAGAGAAACACCACATCGGCCTGCACGGCCACGGCTTCAATGGAGTCGGCGGTCTTTGCGCCTTGTTCTTTCAGGCGTTCGATGGGGGCTGTGGTCTGGTCGAATATGGTGACGGGTAGCCCGGACTTGCGCAGCAGATTGGCGCACATGGGTTCTCCCATGACGCCGAGTCCGATGAAGCCAATTTTCTGGATGGGGGTGTTCATTTATGTTGTCTCCTGGATAGGGGGTGTTCAGTCTTCAACCTTGATCTTCGCAGTCGCGACCAGGTCTTTGTACAGGCTGGTCTCGCGCTGGATGAAGGTGGAAAACTCCGTTGGCGATGAGGCCACGGGTTGAAAGAACATCGACGAGAACTTGGTCACCACAGCAGGTGCCTGCATGGCCGTGCGCACTTCTGCATTGATGCGTGCGACGGCGGCAGCGGGCGTGCCCGTGGGCGCCCAGAAGCCGTACCAGCTTGGCATGTCGAAGCCGTTGAATCCGCTTTCGGCCACGGTGGGAAGATCGGGCAGGTCGGGCAGTCGCTTGGCGGTGGTGACAGCCAGTGCCTTCAGGCGTCCGCCTTTGACCTGCGGATAGGCCGACGCCATGGGCTCGATCATCGCGTGCACGTGGCCGCCGATCAGATCGTTGAGCGCCGGGCTGCCGCCCTTGTACGGAACGATGGGCATCTTCACCTGTGCGCGTGATGCCAGCAGCTCAGCCGCGAGATGACCCGCTGCGCCATATGCGGCAGTCGCCCACTGCACCTCGCCGGGACGCTTGCGTGCGTCTTCCAGCATGTCCTTCAATGTGTTGTAGGGGCTGTTGGCGGACACCAGCACGAGTTGGGGCAGCGCGCCGACATAGGTGATCGGCGCGAAGTCCTTGTCCTGATCGTAGGTGGTGGAAGTCATGATCAACGGGTTCACCACCTGCAGCGATGCGTTCAGCAAGATGGTGTATCCGTCCGGTGGCGCGCGTTTGACGGACTGCGCGCCGATCACGCTGTTGGCGCCTGGGCGGTTCTCGATCACCACGGGCTGGTTGAGCTGCAACTGCAACTGCGGCGCGAGCGTGCGCGCCACGGTGTCTACGGAGCCGCCGGGTGGGAAGGGCACCACCAGTTTGATGGGCTTGTTGGGATAGTCCGAGGCGTTGGCGCGGCAGTAGGGCGCGGCCACCGTGCCTGCTGCGGCGAGCAGAAGCGAGCGGCGGCGCAGCCTTGGCGGCGGATGGTTGGGCGGGTTGTTGAATGGCACGTTTGTCTCCTGGATTGTGGTGTCAGTTCTTGATGGCGAACGGATCGCGCTCGGCGTTGGAGAAGTCGATCATCACGTTGCGGGTCGTGAGATATTCGTGCAGACCGACCTCGCCGCGCTCGCGGCCGATGCCCGATTCCTTGAATCCGCCAAACGGTGCCTGCGCGGCCAAGGCACGGTAGGTGTTGACCCAGACGCTGCCCGCCTGCATGGCGCGGCTCACGCGCATGACGCGGTTGATGTCGCGCGACCAGATGCCTGCGGCCAGGCCATAACGGCTGTCGTTCGCCATGGAGATGGCCTGCTCTTCGGTATCGAATGGAATGACGGCCAGCACCGGGCCGAAGATTTCTTCCTGTGCGAGTTCGCTGTCGTTGCTCACGTCGGCAAACACCGTGGGCTCGATGAAGTAGCCCTTGTCGAGACCCGGTCCGGTGGCGCGGCGGCCTCCTGTCACCAAGCGCGCGCCGACCTGTTGGGCGCGTTCGATCGATCCCAGAATGCGCTTGAACTGGGGCTCGTTGGCGACCGTGCCCATCTCGGTTTTCGGGTCCAGTGGATCGCCCAGGCGGATCTGCGCAGCGCGTTCCGCCACGCCCTTGAGGACCTGCTCGTACACGCCGCGCTGCACCAGTAAACGTGAGCCCGCCACGCAGGTCTGCCCGGTGGCGCCGAAGATGCCCGCGAGCGCGCCGATCACGGCCTTGCCGATGTCGGCGTCGTCAAAGATGATGTTGGGCGACTTGCCGCCCAGTTCCAGCGTCACGGGGATCAGGCGACGACCGGCTGCTGCGGCGATCTCGCGACCGACGCCGGGGCTGCCGGTGAAGCTCACGCGCGACACGCCCTTGGCATTGACCAGCGCCTGACCGACTTGCGCGCCGCCCGTCACCACGTTGAAGACGCCTGGCGGAAAGCCCGCCTCCTGCACCAGTGCCGCGAATTCAAGGGTCGATGCCGATGCGTGCTCCGATGGTTTCACCACCACGCAATTGCCTGCAGCGAGTGCGGGCGCGAGCTTGTTGGCGAGCAGCGACAGCGGCGAGTTCCATGCGGTGATCAGGCCCACGACGCCGTAGGGCTCGTACATCACATAGTCCAGCACATCGGGCTGGTCGAGCGGAATCTGCTGGCCATACAGCTTGTCCGCATAGCCCGCGAAGAAGCGCAACTGGCGTCCCACCCATTTCATCTGCGAGGAGGTCTCGCGGATCACTTTGCCGTTGTCGGTGGTCTCGATGATGGACATGCGCTCGGCCTGCGCTTCGATCAGCCCGGCCAGCTTGTTCATCAGCACCGCACGTGCGACGCCCGGGGTCTGGCGCCAGACGGTCTGGTAGGCGCGCTCGGCGGCGGCCACCGCATGCTCGACATCGGCGGCATCGGTATCGGGAATGTGTGCCCAGACTTCGCCTGTGTAGGGGTTCACGCTGGGCATGGTGCGCCCGTTGGAGGGGGCGACGTACTGGCCGTCAATGAAGAGTTGGTACTGTTGAGTCACTGTGTCTCCTGCTGGGGTTTGTTATGTGAGAGTGAGGTCGCAACGTTCCCGAATCCATCGTCGTTGCGGTCAAATCGAAAGTAAATCGGGAGTTGTGGCGCTTTCCATTTCCATGTGAAGTAGCTCACGCTGACTTCGCACCGAGCATGGTGGACAGGCGCTTGGCCGCACGCAGCAAGGCGCGCGGAACCTCTCCATCCCACGCCGGATCGAGTCGGTCTGCCGGGCAGGTAGTGGACAGCGCAATCGCCATGTCGCCGTTGGCGTCGAACACCGGCGCGCTGAATGCGTTCACCGTGATCTGATGTCTGTCTGATGGAGCCTTGCCGACCGAGCGCGCAAGGCCGTGCTGACGGACGTCGGCGAGACGTGATTCCAGCTCGGCCATGTCGAGGCTGCCGGATGTGCGGCGTATGGCGAGTTCTTCATCGACGGAGCGCCGTACCTGATCCGTTTTCATGAACGCGGTGAATGCCAGGCCGGTGGCGGACTGCGTGAGGTTCACCACCACGCCGGTCTGCAGATTCGGGCTCACAGGATTCTTGGACGGCTCCCAGCGCACCAGCGTGGGGCCGTGGTTGCCCCAGACGGCGATGCCGACCGTGCGTTGCCCGATCTCTTCGCAGATCTCCGGCAGCGCGGCGCTGGCGAGTCGCACGGCCTGCATGGCCGAGAGGTTGGCGGGTTGCGTGTCCTGGCTGACATGCCCGCCGAGATCATGCGCAAAGGTCACCATGTAGCGGCCCTGACCGAACGCCAGCGGGTTGCGGGTGGAGCGTTCCATGTGCTCGATCATGCCGATGAAGATGGTGTGATCACCGCCCGGATAGGCCGCCACCTTGCGGCATTGGAGATGGGCCGCGCTGCCGTCGATGACCGGCAGGCCGTCGATGCCTGCGCTGATCTTCACGCCCGCAAACTTGTCGACGCCGGATTTGGCGAACTGGTTGGCAATCGGAATCTGGTCGTCGGCCATGATGTTGACCACGAACCGGTCCGCATCGCGAAATGCGGCATGGCTGCTCGATGTGTTGGCCTGACTCCAGAGAATGAGCGGCGGATCGAGCGACACGGAACTGAACGAATTGGCGGTCACGCCGAACGCGTTGCCGTTGGCGTCCATCGTCGTCACCACCGTCACTCCGGTGGGGAAGGCGCCGAGCACCTGGCGCAGATGCTTGCTGTCGAAATTCATGGGGTCGTGTCCTTAACTGTGTGCGAAACCTGAGCGAGCGTTGCTGCGCTTGGGAGTATGGGTTGTGAGTGGAGAGAGCTGCATTGCTCGGTTGCTGCTTTGATGATGGTCAAAGTTTGAAACGCGAGGCGTCGCAAAACAAATCGCGAGCTTCAATTGATCTATAAGCGCCGGAAATGAATGAACATATGCGGCATTTATTCGGCGGATCAATAAGTCCATCAGAGTCCAGAAATTGCCGTGTGCAGGGCTTGTGCGAATACTTCCAACCGTGCGCCGCATTGGCGCCCCGAGTCACCACCAAGGAAGACAAACGCACATGTCCACATCACCACGCCAAATGTCGCTCATCGCCTTCATGCAGGCCCAGAACTGCACGAACTATGCGGGATCCTGGAGGCATCCATCGAGCATGACGGACTCGCTCAGTCCCGAGTACTACCAGCGCGTGGCACGCACGCTGGAAGAAGGGAAGTTCGACATGGCGTTCTTCGATGATCGTCTCGCCCTTCCCGACATCTACGGCAACAGCCACCGCGACACCGTGAAGTACGGCGTGCGGGCCACCAAGCTTGAACCCACCACCGTGCTGATGGCCATGGCCATGGCCACATCGCGCCTGGGTCTGGGCGCGACATACTCCACCACTTACTACGAGCCCTATCACGTGGCGCGCCTGTACGCCACGCTGGACCTGATGACCAAGGGCCGTGTGGCTTGGAACGTGGTCACCTCGATGAACGATTCCGAAGCGGCCAACTTCGGCCATGAGGAGCATCTGGAGCACGATCTGCGCTACGACCGCGCCGACGAGTTCATGGAAGTCGTCATGGGCCACTGGGACACCTGGGCCGATGACGCGATCATCAACGACAAGGCCTCCGAGATCTACGCCGACCCCGACAAGGTGCGCCGACTCGACCACACGGGCACCTACTTCCAGTCGCGCGGACCGCTGTCCGTGCCGCGTTCGCAGCAAGGCAATCCGGTGATTCTGCAGGCTGGTCAAAGCGGACGCGGTCTGGCCTTTGCTGCGCGCTGGGGCGAGGTGGTGTTCTGCAAATACCCGACGCTCGAAGGCGGCAAGAAGCAGTACAAGTCGCTCAAGGACGCAGTCGCCAACGCGGGGCGCGATCCCGCCAGCCTGAAGATCGCGCCCGAGCTCAAGATCATCGTGGGCGAGACGGAGAGCATTGCCAAGGAAAAGCGCGACCTCATCGCCAGCCTGTCGCGTCCCATCGATGGGCTCACGATGATCGGCGAGACGCTGAACATCGACTTCTCCAATCGCCCGTACGACCAACCCTTCACCGACGAGGAACTGGCCGCCGTGTCGTGGCAGAGCCTGCGCGACAAGGTCGTTCAGGTGAGTGGCAAGAAGAACCCTTCGGTGCGCGACTTTGTCGAGGCATCGGGTCGCGGAACGCTCAACGATGGTCCTTGCTTTGTGGGCACACCCACGCAGGTGGCCGATCAGATGCAGGAGTGGTTCGAGAACGCTTGCGATGGTTTTGTGCTCTCGGGCACCACCGTGCCAGGCACGTATGAGGACATTGTTCGTCTCGTGATTCCCGAGTTGCAGCGCCGCGGTATCTTCCGCAAGGAATATCCGGGCAAGACGCTGCGTGACACGCTGGGCTTTCGTCGGCCGAATGCAGGTGACTGGAAGAAGGGGGCGCAATGAGCACGGCCAGCCCACAAAACAAAGAGGTGCGGATGATGTCCGCCAGCGGGATTCTGGGCTACGGTTTTCCGGAAGCCTCGCTGAACACGGCACTGGAGCGCAAGCCGCACATGATCGGCGTGGACGGCGGAAGCTCTGACCCCGGGCCGCATTACCTGGGATCGGGCAAGACGCTCAACTCGCGGCTCGCGATGAAGCGCGATCTGTCGTTGCTGCTGCGCGGCGCGATTCGCAACGGCATTCCGATGATGGTGGGAACCTGCGGCGGTGCGGGCGCAGAGCCGCATCTGCAGGTCTGTGCCGACATCATTCGCGAGGTGGCGAGAGAGCATGGTTTGAGCTTCAAGATGGCGCTGATCCACGCAGAGCAAGACAAGGGATTCCTGCTTGAGCAGTTGGCCGCAGGAAAGATCCGCCCGCTCGGCAACGCGCCGGAACTTAAGGCGCAGGACATCGAGGGCGCGGAGCGCATCGTCGGCATGATGGGGCCCGAGCCCTATCGGCAGGCGCTGGCGGCGGGCGCGCAGGTGATTCTCGGCGGCCGCGGAACCGACCCCGCGCCGTGGGTGGCGCTGGCGATGCACCACGGTGTTCCGGAGGCACCCGCCTGGTATGCGGGCAAGATGCTGGAGTGCGCCTGCAACGCGGCCATTCCGAAGAAACACGACTGCCTGCTGGTAACCGTGGGCGAGGACTTTGTGCAGGCCGAGCCGCTGAACCCGGAGTTGCGCTGCACGCCCATGTCCGTGGCTGTGCAGGCGCTGCACGAA includes:
- the arfB gene encoding alternative ribosome rescue aminoacyl-tRNA hydrolase ArfB — encoded protein: MTPQVDEREVEFRFIRAQGAGGQNVNKVSSAVHLRFDVSASSLPDEIKERLLALSDQRLTQDGVIVIKAQQHRTQEANRIDGLQRLQEIVDSVAVVRRARRATKPTWGSQQRRLQSKTQRSSVKAQRGRVRGSD
- a CDS encoding Lrp/AsnC ligand binding domain-containing protein, with protein sequence MFVVEIDRIDRKILNILQRDGRIANLKLAEEVTLSPTAVLARVQRLTRDGYILGYEARLNPLLLGAGMLVFVEVLLDRTTPHVFEQFNAAVQTRLEIMECHMVAGGFDYLLKTRQADMEAYRRFAGEVLWQLPGVRETRTYAVMEEVKNSTHLHVGT
- a CDS encoding flavin reductase produces the protein MNFDSKHLRQVLGAFPTGVTVVTTMDANGNAFGVTANSFSSVSLDPPLILWSQANTSSSHAAFRDADRFVVNIMADDQIPIANQFAKSGVDKFAGVKISAGIDGLPVIDGSAAHLQCRKVAAYPGGDHTIFIGMIEHMERSTRNPLAFGQGRYMVTFAHDLGGHVSQDTQPANLSAMQAVRLASAALPEICEEIGQRTVGIAVWGNHGPTLVRWEPSKNPVSPNLQTGVVVNLTQSATGLAFTAFMKTDQVRRSVDEELAIRRTSGSLDMAELESRLADVRQHGLARSVGKAPSDRHQITVNAFSAPVFDANGDMAIALSTTCPADRLDPAWDGEVPRALLRAAKRLSTMLGAKSA
- a CDS encoding alpha/beta fold hydrolase, producing the protein MSEEVLAQLPPPASAAPLEASATVYRTASTNGDIVWHVWGELAEGDLPLVLFHGGSGSWMHWIRNIADLVAAGRQVWAVDLPGFGDSAAPEVGSDADAIIEPLCESMRELFGLQQCDLVGFSFGGMTAGMLLAAHPELARQLVLVGAPAMGVVPKRQFELKAWRHLSPEKQLDVHRFNLGALMLLDHALIEGEALQVHVANVVRDRMQRRRLAHTDILARSLPQVSCPVHAIYGAQDALYKAWIAALEQAYATAAPDFRGFALVPDCGHWVQFERPKAFLDALLAALKDGEGA
- the aroQ gene encoding type II 3-dehydroquinate dehydratase, with the translated sequence MTPSVFVLNGPNLNLLGTREPAVYGSQTLADVEKICATACQRHGFDLVFRQSNHEGDLVDWIHEAGRLHAEGKLRGLVFNAAAYTHTSVALLDAVKGTGVPMIELHISNVHAREAFRHHSYLSAAAKAVMCGFGVAGYGLAIDAMAGWKA
- a CDS encoding aldehyde dehydrogenase — encoded protein: MTQQYQLFIDGQYVAPSNGRTMPSVNPYTGEVWAHIPDTDAADVEHAVAAAERAYQTVWRQTPGVARAVLMNKLAGLIEAQAERMSIIETTDNGKVIRETSSQMKWVGRQLRFFAGYADKLYGQQIPLDQPDVLDYVMYEPYGVVGLITAWNSPLSLLANKLAPALAAGNCVVVKPSEHASASTLEFAALVQEAGFPPGVFNVVTGGAQVGQALVNAKGVSRVSFTGSPGVGREIAAAAGRRLIPVTLELGGKSPNIIFDDADIGKAVIGALAGIFGATGQTCVAGSRLLVQRGVYEQVLKGVAERAAQIRLGDPLDPKTEMGTVANEPQFKRILGSIERAQQVGARLVTGGRRATGPGLDKGYFIEPTVFADVSNDSELAQEEIFGPVLAVIPFDTEEQAISMANDSRYGLAAGIWSRDINRVMRVSRAMQAGSVWVNTYRALAAQAPFGGFKESGIGRERGEVGLHEYLTTRNVMIDFSNAERDPFAIKN
- a CDS encoding NAD(P)-dependent oxidoreductase, whose protein sequence is MNTPIQKIGFIGLGVMGEPMCANLLRKSGLPVTIFDQTTAPIERLKEQGAKTADSIEAVAVQADVVFLSLPSIKQVEVVATALLNAAVKPRMIVDMSTSDVAKTRALAEKVKAAGIEYVDAPVARTKEAAVNGTLFITVGATPEQFQQLQPLLSHLGSDVLHCGGTGCGQIVKILNNITVLMSVNALAEVLTIGRKAGMDSKELFEALSKGSADSFVLRNHGMKYMVPDNFPEKVFPVDYALKDASLALALAEEAGFKPHIAQYTCDLLKRTQEAGFSQNYHPVMIKLVDGRA
- a CDS encoding tripartite tricarboxylate transporter substrate binding protein; its protein translation is MPFNNPPNHPPPRLRRRSLLLAAAGTVAAPYCRANASDYPNKPIKLVVPFPPGGSVDTVARTLAPQLQLQLNQPVVIENRPGANSVIGAQSVKRAPPDGYTILLNASLQVVNPLIMTSTTYDQDKDFAPITYVGALPQLVLVSANSPYNTLKDMLEDARKRPGEVQWATAAYGAAGHLAAELLASRAQVKMPIVPYKGGSPALNDLIGGHVHAMIEPMASAYPQVKGGRLKALAVTTAKRLPDLPDLPTVAESGFNGFDMPSWYGFWAPTGTPAAAVARINAEVRTAMQAPAVVTKFSSMFFQPVASSPTEFSTFIQRETSLYKDLVATAKIKVED
- a CDS encoding LLM class flavin-dependent oxidoreductase produces the protein MSTSPRQMSLIAFMQAQNCTNYAGSWRHPSSMTDSLSPEYYQRVARTLEEGKFDMAFFDDRLALPDIYGNSHRDTVKYGVRATKLEPTTVLMAMAMATSRLGLGATYSTTYYEPYHVARLYATLDLMTKGRVAWNVVTSMNDSEAANFGHEEHLEHDLRYDRADEFMEVVMGHWDTWADDAIINDKASEIYADPDKVRRLDHTGTYFQSRGPLSVPRSQQGNPVILQAGQSGRGLAFAARWGEVVFCKYPTLEGGKKQYKSLKDAVANAGRDPASLKIAPELKIIVGETESIAKEKRDLIASLSRPIDGLTMIGETLNIDFSNRPYDQPFTDEELAAVSWQSLRDKVVQVSGKKNPSVRDFVEASGRGTLNDGPCFVGTPTQVADQMQEWFENACDGFVLSGTTVPGTYEDIVRLVIPELQRRGIFRKEYPGKTLRDTLGFRRPNAGDWKKGAQ
- a CDS encoding tripartite tricarboxylate transporter substrate binding protein, with protein sequence MAINRREFIGATAAAAGGLFSSNPMAQPKAYPDRPIKIIVPFAPGGGTDFSARIYSTALAERIGQPVIVENKPGAASTIGTNLALKSAPDGYTLLVISGSYVVNPSLYKLDFDPVQDITPIIQLTESGYVLAVNAKFPAKNLAELIEMMRARPGEISYASSGQGGHLQVVTEYMLGLAKVKAKHIPYRGTGPGLADLLAGTVDMMFGGTEAIMQHVAAGKLRALAVGTPHRLSAFPDVPTVAEAGVPGYDVVAWHGMIAPKGIPPHIVALLNRHMNEIVHDQALKKKTAHLGVDGFGGTPDQFQKLLKLEVDRYAQVIRDANIRAGS